A segment of the Desulfurococcus mucosus DSM 2162 genome:
CACATAACGCCACAGGGACTGCGTGTCAAGCCCCGTGATCTCCTCGAGCATCCTGTAATCCATTAACTCCTTATACGCCTTCAACAAGTCGACAGCCATAAACCTGTAGTCAAGCCTCGTCAAGGAATCCTCTCCCATGCCCTACACTAATACAGCTACTGGTTAAAAACCCGATAACAACCATTCCTGTAGCACCCTCCACTCTATGCAACCACCTTGTGGAGAATGCCTTTTCCAACCTCTAGCTTCACTTCCATAGCTATCCTTCCACCCATGCTGACGGGTTGATCCCAGTACAAATACGAGTAGGGGCTTCCACCGGTATAGTGGTTTGCCCCAGCAACGATTCACTCCCCCAAGGATCCGCCCTGTGGTGAGAGAGGAGAGTAAGAGTGATCAAAATACATCTGAGGCTAGCTAGGCTGGGAAGCAGTTTAACCCTGGATAGAGACATTATTGGAGCCATAAACATCGGTTTAAAATACCTCTCCTCAGATGGAAGCCCCATGAAGTGTAGGCGAAGCTAGTGAACCCGCACAGAGAGCTAACCCCTCTCACGGAAT
Coding sequences within it:
- a CDS encoding DUF1297 domain-containing protein, with the translated sequence MYWDQPVSMGGRIAMEVKLEVGKGILHKVVA